The following are from one region of the Arachis duranensis cultivar V14167 chromosome 10, aradu.V14167.gnm2.J7QH, whole genome shotgun sequence genome:
- the LOC107471638 gene encoding uncharacterized protein LOC107471638 isoform X3, translating into MASLGLRPPQFSEDVAWLPYWLQNLRADGSNEFLEDSQSPNNQEVKGPKPSPENRSDGKCINALPKDDCGYRSCHLLLSAEDSSNISSAPPEHVFHFSLRLSSDAESFPTQDLNEFHDAVSPQKICSLQPVQTSIDFGQNMRSVTEHLAYEQNLLPASVPETVKRDDMSKSLTDTNDVIRQHKVKSNIKCFTSDSISDAVELSVAASEVLAIHDLVKMESVSELMHTENVLEVALRMKQARLEGWDNGFHSSSEDSDCSDSLSDLNDFVMEEAYEDIGLLSSVSVEEHLCISIRSQSNAVPLAENYSRCNAKHSEKELTSHVANVDVEMERHQKTDSPLDSLCCEREMHSDGPGLGSTNLKQAENGLPTSQRSAENNSNALALNQTIVSAMVDLTPSMPENDVVSLAVETSGNFKNENLATYLAPERFRSRWLGGWTNKESEPSSLNWNNADRIPEFHIRETSFLSESVDIFPDASSCVQKHDPKCANGSQLSMHSDCLHKKPDEGILHSQNVIRCSNLSLIDPLCSVVPCSISAEHAISSTDKDKEHNTENFVTSISEFVVDTFQRISNKNATLDCRDEKMTPSLGLKDIPITETEVVKQMPKKLTCIKHIDRKQLNPLMDCSEIQPNQALPLNCNLTPLPTNYSMSAAAAASLGTRKSESLSASKSEDGNENEENHGYFVDNKASDGLTIKTSDANGILDEQTQDSRSPLILNNRTRHRLQAPKTVLNDVRTDLQSEQNNNYNELQVVCNKYDGQNVGDRKKVRFSEKVEELDQKRKLSKSEPSYKRGSSVRVKRKRVSKSSTASELLVKHPLTNYCRTVANEFIFQGTQFLLTGLSRQKERDIEALIWNSGGVVLSDIPSPPNSRGKRSLTLSSLQLPVILCMRKMQTTKFLYGCAVGASILKVDWLTDCLKSRSILQPEKHANM; encoded by the exons GATGTTGCTTGGCTTCCATATTGGCTTCAGAATCTTAGAGCTGATGGCTCCAACGaatttctagaggattctcaaaGTCCTAACAACCAAGAAGTGAAG GGTCCAAAACCTTCTCCAGAAAATCGTAGTGATGGAAAATGTATTAATGCACTTCCTAAGGATGATTGTGGATACAGAagttgccatttacttttatctGCAGAAGATAGTTCAAATATTAGTTCAGCTCCTCCTGAACAT GTGTTTCACTTTAGTCTGCGCCTTTCGTCAGATGCTGAGTCTTTCCCAACCCAGGATTTGAATGAATTTCATGATGCAGTTTCACCACAGAAAATCTGTTCGTTGCAACCTGTTCAAACATCCATTGATTTTGGACAGAACATGCGTTCTGTTACAGAGCATCTTGCCTATGAACAGAATTTGTTGCCTGCTTCCGTCCCTGAGACTGTTAAAAGGGATGATATGTCGAAATCACTGACTGATACAAATGATGTTATCAGACAACACAAGGTAAAATCCAACATTAAATGCTTCACAAGTGACTCTATCAGTGATGCAGTTGAACTCTCAGTTGCAGCATCTGAGGTTCTTGCCATACACGATCTAGTAAAGATGGAGTCAGTTTCAGAATTGATGCATACAGAAAATGTACTTGAAGTTGCACTTCGTATGAAGCAGGCACGGCTCGAGGGGTGGGACAATGGCTTCCATTCTTCTAGTGAGGACTCCGACTGCAGTGATTCTCTTTCTGATTTGAATGATTTTGTTATGGAAGAGGCCTATGAAGATATAGGCTTGCTTTCTAGTGTTTCTGTTGAGGAGCATCTTTGCATTTCAATTAGATCTCAATCAAATGCTGTCCCCCTTGCTGAAAATTATAGCAGATGCAATGCGAAGCATAGTGAGAAAGAGCTTACTTCTCATGTAGCCAATGTCGATGTGGAGATGGAGAGGCACCAAAAAACTGACTCACCTCTTGATTCTTTATGCTGTGAAAGGGAGATGCATTCTGATGGTCCTGGTTTGGGTTCAACTAATCTCAAACAAGCTGAAAACGGTCTTCCTACATCTCAGCGTTCTGCGGAGAATAATTCCAATGCTTTAGCCCTAAACCAG ACCATTGTTTCGGCTATGGTTGATTTGACTCCATCTATGCCAGAAAATGATGTTGTCTCGTTAGCTGTTGAAACCTCTGGAAATTTCA AAAATGAGAACTTGGCAACCTATTTAGCTCCAGAGAGATTTAGAAGCCGCTGGTTAGGGGGTTGGACAAATAAG GAGTCAGAACCATCTTCGTTGAATTGGAATAATGCTGACCGGATTCCAGAGTTCCACATTAGAGAGACAAGCTTTCTCTCAGAATCTGTAGATATTTTTCCAGATGCAAGTTCTTGCGTTCAGAAACATGATCCCAAGTGTGCAAATGGTTCTCAGCTAAGCATGCATTCTGACTGCTTACACAAGAAGCCTGATGAGGGCATATTGCATTCTCAAAATGTGATCAGATGTTCAAATCTATCATTGATTGATCCTCTTTGTTCGGTTGTTCCGTGTAGCATCTCTGCAGAACATGCCATATCCAGTACTGACAAGGACAAAGAACATAATACTGAAAATTTTGTCACATCCATCTCTGAATTTGTGGTGGACACCTTTCAAAGGATATCAAATAAGAATGCTACATTGGATTGTAGAGATGAGAAAATGACTCCTTCCCTTGGTTTGAAAGATATTCCAATCACTGAGACAGAGGTGGTTAAACAAATGCCTAAGAAATTGACCTGTATTAAGCATATTGATCGAAAACAGTTAAACCCTCTTATGGATTGTAGTGAGATTCAACCCAACCAAGCTCTCCCCCTAAACTGTAATTTGACTCCTCTTCCCACTAACTATAGTATGAGTGCCGCTGCTGCTGCTTCTCTCGGCACAAGGAAATCTGAGAGTCTCTCTGCATCCAAGAGTGAAGATGgaaatgaaaatgaagaaaatcaTGGATATTTTGTTGATAACAAGGCTAGTGATGGGTTAACGATAAAAACATCAGATGCAAATGGCATTTTAGATGAACAAACACAAGATAGTAGGTCACctcttattttaaataataggaCACGCCACCGTTTGCAGGCACCGAAGACTGTTCTAAATGATGTGAGAACAGACCTTCAGAGTGAACAGAACAACAACTACAACGAGTTACAAGTTGTGTGCAATAAATACGATGGTCAAAATGTTGGAGATAGAAAGAAAGTCCGTTTCTCAGAAAAAGTTGAGGAGCTTGATCAGAAAAGGAAGTTGTCCAAGTCGGAACCTTCATACAAAAGAG GTTCATCAGTTAGAGTAAAGAGGAAACGAGTTTCGAAGTCATCGACTGCTTCTGAGCTTCTTGTGAAACATCCTCTAACAAATTACTGCAGAACGGTTGCCAATGAGTTTATATTCCAAGGTACACAATTCTTACTCACTGGGTTGTCTAGACAAAAAGAAAGGGACATAGAAGCACTCATATGGAATTCCGGTGGAGTGGTGCTTTCGGATATTCCATCTCCTCCAAATTCAAGGGGCAAGAGAAGCTTGACCTTATCTTCCTTGCAGCTTCCTGTTATTCTATGTATGAGAAAG ATGCAAACCACCAAATTCTTGTACGGTTGTGCTGTTGGTGCCTCAATACTGAAAGTTGATTGGCTAACTGATTGTCTTAAATCCAGATCTATTTTACAACCTGAAAA GCATGCCAATATGTAG